A window from Cellulomonas sp. C5510 encodes these proteins:
- a CDS encoding glutamate synthase subunit beta: MADPRGFLKVRERELPANRPVPLRLMDWREVHEHRSVADDPQSATLLHRQAGRCMDCGVPFCHNGCPLGNLIPEWNDLVWRGQWGDAIERLHATNNFPEFTGRICPAPCESACVLGINQPAVTIKNIEVSIIDEAFDRGLVQPQVPQRLSGHTVAVVGSGPAGLAAAQQLTRAGHTVAVYERDDAIGGLLRYGVPDFKLEKRHIDRRLEQMAAEGTRFRPNVEIGRDITWAQLRSRYDAVVVATGATVPRELPLPGRELGGIHPAMEYLHRSNAQVAGKAVPDPIDARGKHVVVIGGGDTGSDCVGTALRQGAASVTTLAIGKQPPVERPANQPWPTDPVLFEVSSSHEEGGERAYLASTVAFVGDDEGRVTHLRLATTEYLPDGRRVPTPGTERDVPADLVLIAMGFTGPETQELVEQAGVDLTARGTVARTDDFATSVPGVFVAGDAGRGQSLIVWAIAEGRAAAAAVDTYLGGSTELPAPVTAGTVALRA, from the coding sequence GTGGCTGACCCCCGTGGGTTTCTGAAGGTGCGGGAGCGCGAGCTGCCCGCCAACCGTCCGGTGCCCCTGCGGCTCATGGACTGGCGCGAGGTGCACGAGCACCGCAGCGTGGCGGACGACCCGCAGTCCGCGACGCTGCTGCACCGGCAGGCCGGGCGCTGCATGGACTGCGGCGTGCCGTTCTGCCACAACGGCTGCCCGCTCGGGAACCTCATCCCCGAGTGGAACGACCTGGTGTGGCGCGGGCAGTGGGGCGACGCGATCGAGCGCCTGCACGCGACGAACAACTTCCCGGAGTTCACGGGCCGGATCTGCCCGGCCCCGTGCGAGTCGGCGTGCGTGCTCGGCATCAACCAGCCCGCGGTGACGATCAAGAACATCGAGGTCTCGATCATCGACGAGGCCTTCGACCGCGGGCTGGTGCAGCCGCAGGTGCCGCAGCGCCTGTCCGGGCACACGGTCGCGGTCGTGGGCTCCGGTCCCGCCGGGCTGGCCGCCGCCCAGCAGCTCACGCGCGCCGGGCACACGGTCGCGGTGTACGAGCGGGACGACGCCATCGGCGGCCTGCTGCGGTACGGCGTGCCGGACTTCAAGCTGGAGAAGCGCCACATCGACCGCCGTCTGGAGCAGATGGCGGCCGAGGGCACCCGGTTCCGCCCGAACGTGGAGATCGGCCGCGACATCACCTGGGCGCAGCTGCGCTCCCGGTACGACGCCGTGGTCGTCGCCACCGGCGCGACGGTGCCGCGCGAGCTGCCGCTGCCCGGGCGCGAGCTCGGGGGCATCCACCCAGCGATGGAGTACCTGCACCGCTCGAACGCCCAGGTGGCGGGCAAGGCGGTCCCGGACCCGATCGACGCGCGCGGCAAGCACGTGGTCGTCATCGGCGGCGGCGACACCGGGTCGGACTGCGTGGGCACCGCGCTGCGCCAGGGTGCCGCGTCGGTCACGACGCTGGCGATCGGCAAGCAGCCCCCGGTGGAGCGCCCGGCGAACCAGCCGTGGCCGACCGACCCGGTGCTGTTCGAGGTGTCGTCGTCCCACGAGGAGGGCGGCGAGCGGGCGTACCTGGCGTCGACCGTGGCGTTCGTCGGCGACGACGAGGGCCGGGTCACGCACCTGCGCCTCGCGACCACCGAGTACCTGCCCGACGGCCGCCGCGTCCCCACCCCCGGGACGGAGCGCGACGTGCCGGCGGACCTGGTGCTCATCGCCATGGGCTTCACGGGGCCCGAGACGCAGGAGCTCGTCGAGCAGGCCGGCGTGGACCTCACCGCGCGCGGCACAGTGGCGCGCACGGACGACTTCGCGACGTCCGTCCCCGGCGTGTTCGTGGCCGGCGACGCGGGGCGTGGCCAGTCGCTCATCGTGTGGGCGATCGCCGAGGGCCGTGCGGCGGCCGCGGCGGTCGACACCTACCTGGGTGGGTCGACCGAGTTGCCCGCGCCGGTGACGGCGGGGACGGTCGCGCTGCGCGCCTGA
- a CDS encoding DUF2752 domain-containing protein produces the protein MVTDRHLPDAVGTPHADPRRSPSPHGGALRRVASGPVLVAGAAGAALAVLATVDPNRPGHYPTCPFLLLTGLYCPGCGSLRALHDLTQLDVAGAWGMNPLLVVALPLMVASWLAWTRRAVRGAPKARLLPGWTVNALLVLLLVYWVARNVPALAPWLAP, from the coding sequence GTGGTCACCGACCGGCACCTGCCCGACGCCGTCGGGACCCCGCACGCCGACCCGCGCCGCAGCCCGTCGCCTCACGGCGGCGCGCTGCGGCGCGTGGCGTCGGGGCCCGTGCTCGTCGCCGGTGCGGCCGGAGCTGCGCTGGCCGTGCTCGCGACGGTCGACCCGAACCGCCCGGGCCACTACCCGACGTGCCCGTTCCTCCTGCTGACCGGGCTCTACTGCCCCGGCTGCGGGTCCCTGCGAGCCCTGCACGACCTCACCCAGCTCGACGTCGCGGGCGCGTGGGGCATGAACCCGCTGCTGGTCGTGGCCCTGCCGCTCATGGTCGCCAGCTGGCTGGCCTGGACCCGGCGCGCCGTCCGGGGTGCCCCCAAGGCGCGCCTGCTGCCCGGGTGGACCGTCAACGCGCTGCTCGTCCTCCTGCTCGTGTACTGGGTGGCCCGCAACGTACCGGCCCTCGCCCCCTGGCTGGCCCCCTGA
- a CDS encoding CD225/dispanin family protein translates to MSTPNQPQDPYSHPEGDGSGQQPGSTPGGIPQYGQYSSSDPAAGYGQPQAYGQPAGYGQQGYAAPPQNYLVFSILATVLCCIPLGIVSIVFASQVNTKWNAGDQAGALESARKAKQWAIWSVIGGVVFAILYGILIFAGVLGTGFTSSY, encoded by the coding sequence ATGTCGACGCCCAACCAGCCGCAGGACCCGTACTCCCACCCCGAGGGCGACGGCTCCGGCCAGCAGCCCGGCAGCACGCCGGGGGGCATCCCGCAGTACGGCCAGTACTCGTCGAGCGACCCGGCGGCCGGCTACGGCCAGCCCCAGGCGTACGGCCAGCCCGCCGGCTACGGGCAGCAGGGCTACGCCGCCCCGCCGCAGAACTACCTCGTCTTCTCGATCCTCGCGACGGTGCTGTGCTGCATCCCGCTGGGCATCGTGTCGATCGTCTTCGCGTCGCAGGTCAACACGAAGTGGAACGCCGGTGACCAGGCCGGTGCCCTCGAGTCCGCCCGCAAGGCCAAGCAGTGGGCGATCTGGAGCGTCATCGGCGGCGTCGTGTTCGCGATCTTGTACGGGATCCTGATCTTCGCCGGCGTCCTCGGCACGGGCTTCACCTCCTCGTACTGA
- the trpB gene encoding tryptophan synthase subunit beta yields the protein MGETPGGPLGTHTGPYFGDFGGRFVPEALVAALDELDTEFHKALADPSFGAELARLHRTYTGRPSPLTEVKRFAEHVAPGVRVFLKREDLNHTGSHKINNVLGQALLVKRMGKTRVIAETGAGQHGVATATAAALLDLECVVYMGEEDTRRQALNVARMRLLGATVVPVTIGSRTLKDAINEALRDWVANVDTTHYLLGTVTGPHPFPEMVRDFHKIIGEEAKAQLAEEIGRLPDAVAACVGGGSNAMGIFNAFLDDPSVRLFGFEAGGEGIASGRHASRFSGGSPGVLQGTKSYLLQDDDGQTLPSHSVSAGLDYPSVGPEHAWLHDIGRAEYRPVTDAEAMDAFQLLCRTEGIIPAIESAHALAGAIQLGREVAGWETPDGREPVLLVNLSGRGDKDVATAAAWFDLLEDKPVVQADEGEQL from the coding sequence GTGGGGGAGACGCCCGGGGGGCCGCTCGGCACCCACACGGGCCCGTACTTCGGCGACTTCGGTGGGCGGTTCGTCCCGGAGGCGCTGGTCGCGGCCCTGGACGAGCTCGACACGGAGTTCCACAAGGCGCTGGCGGACCCGTCGTTCGGCGCGGAGCTCGCCCGCCTGCACCGCACGTACACCGGGCGGCCGAGCCCGCTGACCGAGGTGAAGCGGTTCGCGGAGCACGTCGCGCCGGGCGTGCGGGTGTTCCTCAAGCGCGAGGACCTCAACCACACCGGCTCGCACAAGATCAACAACGTGCTCGGCCAGGCGCTGCTCGTGAAGCGCATGGGCAAGACCCGCGTGATCGCGGAGACCGGTGCGGGCCAGCACGGCGTGGCCACGGCCACCGCGGCGGCGCTGCTCGACCTCGAGTGCGTCGTCTACATGGGCGAGGAGGACACGCGGCGCCAGGCGCTCAACGTCGCCCGGATGCGGCTGCTCGGCGCGACCGTCGTCCCGGTGACCATCGGGTCGCGCACCCTGAAGGACGCGATCAACGAGGCGCTGCGCGACTGGGTGGCGAACGTCGACACGACGCACTACCTGCTCGGCACGGTGACCGGCCCGCACCCGTTCCCCGAGATGGTGCGCGACTTCCACAAGATCATCGGCGAGGAGGCGAAGGCCCAGCTCGCGGAGGAGATCGGCCGGCTGCCCGACGCCGTGGCGGCCTGCGTGGGCGGCGGGTCGAACGCGATGGGCATCTTCAACGCGTTCCTCGACGACCCGTCGGTGCGGCTGTTCGGCTTCGAGGCCGGCGGCGAGGGCATCGCGTCCGGGCGTCACGCGTCCCGGTTCAGCGGTGGCTCACCGGGCGTGCTCCAGGGCACGAAGTCGTACCTGCTGCAGGACGACGACGGCCAGACGCTGCCCAGCCACTCGGTCTCCGCGGGGCTGGACTACCCGAGCGTCGGGCCCGAGCACGCGTGGCTGCACGACATCGGCCGGGCGGAGTACCGGCCGGTCACGGACGCCGAGGCGATGGACGCCTTCCAGCTCCTGTGCCGCACCGAGGGCATCATCCCCGCGATCGAGTCGGCGCACGCCCTCGCGGGCGCGATCCAGCTCGGCCGGGAGGTCGCCGGCTGGGAGACGCCCGACGGCCGCGAGCCGGTCCTCCTGGTGAACCTGTCGGGGCGCGGGGACAAGGACGTGGCGACCGCGGCGGCGTGGTTCGACCTGCTGGAGGACAAGCCGGTCGTGCAGGCGGACGAGGGAGAGCAGCTGTGA
- the lgt gene encoding prolipoprotein diacylglyceryl transferase, with the protein MLSLATALPAAIPSPSQGVWHLGPVPLRAYALAILLGIVAAVLLTQRRWKERGGDPDQVLEIAFWAVPFGIVGGRLYHVVSSPDAYFGAGGDPWKAFAIWEGGLGIWGAIALGAVGAYIGCRRQGVSFPVFADALAPGLLVAQAVGRLGNWFNQELFGGPTTLPWGLQIDDAHLPAGYEPGTLFHPTFLYELLWNLAGAALLIWLDRRFRLGHGRVFWLYVVVYTTGRLWIELLRIDPAEMIGPFRLNVWTSIIVGLGALVAFVVVGRRHPGRETTPDLRGSGTQDADVEEHGTAR; encoded by the coding sequence ATCCTCAGCCTCGCCACGGCCCTCCCGGCCGCGATCCCGAGTCCCTCGCAGGGTGTCTGGCACCTCGGCCCGGTGCCGCTGCGTGCGTACGCCCTGGCGATCCTGCTCGGCATCGTCGCGGCCGTCCTGCTGACCCAGCGGCGGTGGAAGGAGCGGGGCGGCGATCCCGACCAGGTGCTGGAGATCGCGTTCTGGGCGGTCCCGTTCGGCATCGTCGGCGGCCGGCTGTACCACGTGGTCTCGTCGCCGGACGCGTACTTCGGGGCGGGCGGCGACCCGTGGAAGGCGTTCGCCATCTGGGAGGGCGGCCTCGGCATCTGGGGGGCGATCGCGCTGGGTGCGGTCGGCGCGTACATCGGCTGCCGTCGGCAGGGCGTGTCGTTCCCGGTGTTCGCGGACGCGCTGGCGCCCGGCCTCCTGGTCGCGCAGGCCGTCGGGCGGCTCGGCAACTGGTTCAACCAGGAGCTGTTCGGCGGCCCGACGACGCTGCCCTGGGGCCTGCAGATCGACGACGCGCACCTGCCGGCCGGCTACGAGCCCGGCACCCTGTTCCACCCGACCTTCCTCTACGAGCTGCTGTGGAACCTGGCGGGCGCGGCGCTCCTGATCTGGCTGGACCGCCGGTTCCGGCTGGGCCACGGCCGGGTGTTCTGGCTGTATGTCGTGGTCTACACGACGGGGCGGCTCTGGATCGAGCTGCTGCGCATCGACCCGGCGGAGATGATCGGTCCGTTCCGGCTCAACGTGTGGACGTCGATCATCGTCGGTCTGGGGGCGCTGGTAGCGTTCGTGGTTGTCGGACGTCGTCATCCTGGACGCGAGACCACACCCGACCTGCGCGGATCCGGTACGCAGGACGCCGATGTGGAGGAGCACGGCACCGCCCGCTGA
- the gltB gene encoding glutamate synthase large subunit encodes MAASPLRLGASPAVPRPGLYDPAAEHDACGFAFVATLRGTPGRDIVDAGLTALLNLDHRGAVGAEENSGDGAGILTQIPDAFLRDVVDAELPPAGRYAIGMAYLPQDDEERTVAVRAVEAIAAEEKLDVLAWRDVQVTADLVGPTARAAMPVFRQLVVADPSRELAGIDLDRRAFRLRKRAERELGVYFASLSARTLTYKGMLTTGQLEPFFADLSDPRYASELALVHSRFSTNTFPSWPLAQPFRMVAHNGEINTVRGNRNWVAAREGMLRSELLGDLTPLLPVCTPGGSDSGSFDEVLELLHLAGRSLPHAIMMMIPEAWENHAQMDPARRAFYEYHASLMEPWDGPAAMTFTDGTLIGSVQDRNGLRPGRFWVTEDGLVVMASEAGVLDLDPATVVRKGRLEPGRMFLVDTGQGRIVEDEEIKAQLAAQRPYAEWVRDNSVYLEQLPEREHIAHSSASVRRRQRTFGYTEEELKILLTPMGATGAEPLGAMGSDTPVAVLSQRPRLLFDYFTQMFAQVTNPPLDAIREELVTSIGGAIGPEPNLLEDTPLHARKLVLPFPVLDNDGLAKIVKIDKDPAMAGIFRATIVRGLYAASGGGEALEQRLEEIFAECDQAIADGVSFLVLSDRDSDADRAPIPSLLLLSAVHHHLLRRHTRTQVSLVVEAGDVREVHHVALLIGYGAAAVNPYLAMESVEDLAANGYLPGVSPEQAVKNLIKALGKGVLKVMSKMGISTIASYRGAQVFEAIGLSHALVERYFTGTTSRLGGIGLDVIAAEVAARHADAYPANGNRLAHRRLATGGEYQWRRDGEDHLFDPETVFRLQHSTRTRQMDVFRSYTHRVNEQSQRLMTLRGLLELRAGERTPVPVDEVEPVSEIVKRFSTGAMSYGSISAEAHETLAIAMNRLGAKSNTGEGGEDPERLHDPERRSAIKQIASGRFGVTSEYLTFADDIQIKLAQGAKPGEGGQLPGPKVYPWVARTRHSTPGVGLISPPPHHDIYSIEDLAQLIHDAKNANPRARIHTKLVSEFGVGTVAAGVAKAHSDVVLISGHDGGTGASPLTSLKHAGTPWEIGLAETQQTLVLNNLRDRVVVQVDGQLKTGRDVVIGALLGAEEFGFATAPLVVSGCIMMRVCHQDTCPVGVATQNPELRSRFTGKPEFVVTFFEFIAQEVREILAELGFRSIEEAVGHVELLDTRKAVDHWKAQGLDLAPVLAQPEPVPGSSLHHVHDQDHGLDRALDNQFIAMAAPALEDARPVRIELPVRNVNRTVGTMLGHEVTRRYGGEGLPDDTIEVVLTGSAGQSFGAFLPRGITLRLEGDANDYVGKGLSGGRIVVRPDRNAVLSGEHNVIAGNVIGYGATSGELFLRGVVGERFGVRNSGATLVVEGVGDHGCEYMTGGTVAVLGRTGRNFAAGMSGGTAYVLDLKPERVNVQGVASGELGLAPLDDEDAQVVLALLRRHADETGSRVAGELLADWSTDATSARARFTRVQPTEYARVRAALAKAEADGLDPSAPGVWEGILEVARG; translated from the coding sequence ATGGCCGCGTCGCCACTGCGTCTCGGTGCTTCCCCCGCCGTGCCGCGCCCGGGTCTGTACGACCCGGCCGCCGAGCACGACGCGTGCGGGTTCGCGTTCGTCGCGACGCTGCGCGGCACCCCCGGTCGCGACATCGTGGACGCCGGGCTGACCGCTCTGCTCAACCTCGACCACCGCGGCGCGGTCGGCGCGGAGGAGAACAGCGGCGACGGCGCCGGCATCCTCACGCAGATCCCCGACGCGTTCCTGCGCGACGTCGTCGACGCCGAGCTGCCGCCCGCCGGCCGCTACGCGATCGGCATGGCGTACCTGCCGCAGGACGACGAGGAGCGGACCGTCGCGGTGCGCGCCGTCGAGGCGATCGCGGCGGAGGAGAAGCTCGACGTGCTCGCGTGGCGCGACGTGCAGGTGACGGCGGACCTCGTCGGCCCGACCGCCCGCGCCGCCATGCCGGTGTTCCGCCAGCTCGTCGTGGCGGACCCGTCGCGGGAGCTCGCGGGGATCGACCTGGACCGCCGGGCGTTCCGGCTCCGCAAGCGCGCCGAGCGCGAGCTGGGCGTCTACTTCGCCTCGCTGTCCGCCCGCACGCTCACCTACAAGGGCATGCTCACCACCGGGCAGCTCGAGCCCTTCTTCGCCGACCTGTCGGACCCCCGGTACGCCTCCGAGCTCGCGCTGGTCCACTCCCGGTTCTCCACGAACACGTTCCCGTCGTGGCCGCTGGCGCAGCCCTTCCGCATGGTCGCCCACAACGGCGAGATCAACACCGTGCGCGGCAACCGCAACTGGGTCGCCGCCCGCGAGGGGATGCTCCGCTCGGAGCTGCTGGGCGACCTGACGCCGCTGCTGCCGGTGTGCACCCCGGGCGGGTCGGACTCCGGGTCGTTCGACGAGGTGCTCGAGCTGCTGCACTTGGCCGGCCGCTCGCTGCCGCACGCGATCATGATGATGATCCCGGAGGCGTGGGAGAACCACGCCCAGATGGATCCCGCGCGCCGCGCGTTCTACGAGTACCACGCGAGCCTCATGGAGCCGTGGGACGGCCCGGCGGCGATGACGTTCACGGACGGCACGCTCATCGGCTCGGTGCAGGACCGCAACGGCCTGCGTCCGGGGCGGTTCTGGGTCACCGAGGACGGCCTGGTCGTCATGGCGTCGGAGGCCGGCGTCCTGGACCTCGACCCGGCGACGGTCGTGCGCAAGGGCCGGCTGGAGCCGGGCCGCATGTTCCTCGTCGACACCGGCCAGGGCCGGATCGTCGAGGACGAGGAGATCAAGGCCCAGCTCGCGGCCCAGCGCCCGTACGCGGAGTGGGTCCGCGACAACTCGGTGTACCTGGAGCAGCTGCCGGAGCGCGAGCACATCGCGCACTCGTCGGCCTCGGTCCGGCGCCGCCAGCGCACGTTCGGGTACACCGAGGAGGAGCTGAAGATCCTCCTGACGCCCATGGGCGCCACGGGTGCGGAGCCGCTCGGCGCCATGGGCTCGGACACGCCCGTGGCCGTCCTGTCGCAGCGGCCGCGCCTGCTGTTCGACTACTTCACGCAGATGTTCGCGCAGGTGACGAACCCGCCCCTCGACGCGATCCGCGAGGAGCTCGTGACGTCCATCGGCGGGGCGATCGGCCCGGAGCCGAACCTGCTCGAGGACACCCCGCTGCACGCGCGCAAGCTCGTGCTGCCGTTCCCGGTGCTCGACAACGACGGCCTGGCGAAGATCGTCAAGATCGACAAGGACCCGGCGATGGCCGGGATCTTCCGCGCGACGATCGTGCGCGGACTGTACGCGGCCTCCGGCGGCGGCGAGGCCCTCGAGCAGCGCCTCGAGGAGATCTTCGCGGAGTGCGACCAGGCCATCGCCGACGGCGTGAGCTTCCTCGTGCTCTCGGACCGCGACTCCGACGCCGACCGGGCCCCGATCCCGTCGCTGCTGCTGCTGTCCGCGGTGCACCACCACCTGCTGCGCCGGCACACCCGCACCCAGGTGTCGCTGGTCGTCGAGGCCGGCGACGTGCGCGAGGTGCACCACGTCGCGCTGCTCATCGGATACGGCGCCGCGGCGGTCAACCCGTACCTGGCCATGGAGTCCGTCGAGGACCTCGCCGCGAACGGCTACCTGCCCGGCGTCAGCCCCGAGCAGGCGGTGAAGAACCTCATCAAGGCGCTCGGCAAGGGCGTCCTCAAGGTCATGTCGAAGATGGGCATCTCGACCATCGCGTCCTACCGCGGTGCGCAGGTGTTCGAGGCGATCGGCCTGTCGCACGCGCTGGTCGAGCGGTACTTCACGGGCACCACCAGCCGGCTCGGCGGCATCGGCCTGGACGTCATCGCGGCCGAGGTCGCCGCGCGGCACGCCGACGCGTACCCGGCGAACGGGAACCGGCTGGCCCACCGCCGGCTCGCGACCGGCGGCGAGTACCAGTGGCGCCGCGACGGCGAGGACCACCTGTTCGACCCGGAGACCGTGTTCCGGTTGCAGCACTCCACCCGCACGCGGCAGATGGACGTGTTCCGCTCCTACACGCACCGGGTCAACGAGCAGTCGCAGCGCCTCATGACGCTGCGCGGCCTGCTCGAGCTGCGCGCGGGCGAGCGCACGCCGGTCCCGGTCGACGAGGTCGAGCCCGTCAGCGAGATCGTCAAGCGGTTCAGCACCGGAGCCATGTCCTACGGGTCCATCTCCGCCGAGGCGCACGAGACCCTCGCGATCGCCATGAACCGGCTCGGCGCCAAGTCGAACACCGGCGAGGGCGGCGAGGACCCCGAGCGCCTGCACGACCCGGAGCGCCGCTCCGCGATCAAGCAGATCGCGTCGGGCCGGTTCGGCGTGACGTCGGAGTACCTGACGTTCGCGGACGACATCCAGATCAAGCTCGCCCAGGGCGCCAAGCCGGGCGAGGGCGGCCAGCTGCCCGGTCCGAAGGTGTACCCGTGGGTCGCACGCACCCGGCACTCGACGCCGGGCGTCGGCCTCATCTCGCCGCCGCCGCACCACGACATCTACTCGATCGAGGACCTGGCGCAGCTCATCCACGACGCCAAGAACGCGAACCCGCGGGCGCGGATCCACACCAAGCTCGTCAGCGAGTTCGGCGTGGGCACCGTGGCGGCGGGCGTGGCCAAGGCGCACTCCGACGTCGTGCTCATCTCGGGCCACGACGGCGGCACCGGCGCCTCGCCGCTGACGAGCCTCAAGCACGCCGGCACGCCCTGGGAGATCGGCCTGGCCGAGACCCAGCAGACGCTCGTGCTCAACAACCTGCGCGACCGGGTGGTCGTGCAGGTCGACGGCCAGCTCAAGACGGGCCGCGACGTCGTCATCGGCGCGCTGCTCGGCGCGGAGGAGTTCGGGTTCGCGACCGCGCCGCTCGTCGTGTCGGGCTGCATCATGATGCGCGTCTGCCACCAGGACACCTGCCCGGTGGGCGTCGCGACGCAGAACCCCGAGCTGCGCTCCCGGTTCACCGGCAAGCCGGAGTTCGTCGTGACGTTCTTCGAGTTCATCGCCCAGGAGGTCCGCGAGATCCTGGCGGAGCTCGGGTTCCGCAGCATCGAGGAGGCCGTCGGTCACGTCGAGCTGCTCGACACCCGCAAGGCCGTCGACCACTGGAAGGCGCAGGGCCTGGACCTCGCGCCGGTGCTCGCGCAGCCGGAGCCCGTCCCGGGCTCCTCGCTGCACCACGTGCACGACCAGGACCACGGCCTGGACCGGGCGCTCGACAACCAGTTCATCGCGATGGCGGCGCCGGCCCTCGAGGACGCCCGCCCGGTGCGCATCGAGCTGCCGGTCCGCAACGTCAACCGGACGGTCGGCACGATGCTCGGCCACGAGGTCACGCGGCGCTACGGCGGCGAGGGTCTGCCGGACGACACGATCGAGGTCGTGCTGACGGGGTCGGCGGGGCAGTCGTTCGGTGCGTTCCTGCCGCGCGGCATCACGCTGCGGCTCGAGGGCGACGCGAACGACTACGTCGGCAAGGGCCTGTCGGGCGGCCGGATCGTGGTGCGCCCGGACCGCAACGCGGTCCTCAGCGGGGAGCACAACGTCATCGCCGGCAACGTCATCGGCTACGGCGCGACCTCGGGCGAGCTGTTCCTCCGGGGTGTCGTCGGCGAGCGGTTCGGCGTGCGGAACTCCGGCGCGACGCTGGTCGTCGAGGGCGTGGGGGACCACGGCTGCGAGTACATGACCGGCGGCACCGTCGCGGTGCTCGGGCGGACGGGACGCAACTTCGCGGCCGGCATGTCCGGCGGCACGGCGTACGTGCTGGACCTCAAGCCGGAGCGCGTGAACGTGCAGGGTGTCGCCTCGGGCGAGCTCGGCCTGGCCCCGCTCGACGACGAGGACGCGCAGGTGGTGCTCGCCCTGCTGCGACGGCACGCGGACGAGACGGGTTCGCGGGTCGCGGGGGAGCTGCTCGCCGACTGGTCCACCGACGCGACGTCGGCCCGCGCCCGGTTCACCCGGGTGCAGCCGACCGAGTACGCCCGCGTGCGCGCGGCACTGGCTAAGGCGGAGGCGGACGGGCTCGACCCGAGCGCCCCCGGCGTGTGGGAGGGCATCCTGGAGGTGGCACGTGGCTGA
- the trpC gene encoding indole-3-glycerol phosphate synthase TrpC: MGTVLDDIVAGVREDLAVREAATPLAVLKERAARVPGAKDCVSRLRLDDAVTVIAEVKRSSPSKGALATITDPAALAAEYEKGGATVISVLTEQRRFNGSLADLDHVRAAVDIPVLRKDFVVTPYQVWEARAHGADLVLLIVAALEQTVLTSLVERVHSLGMTALVEVHDTEEVARAVDAGARVVGVNARNLKTLDVDRGTFARVAPSIPADVVKVAESGVRGPHDVMDYARAGADAVLVGEALVTDDAPRQSVADLVAAGAHPSLRAVRQ; the protein is encoded by the coding sequence ATGGGCACCGTGCTGGACGACATCGTGGCGGGCGTCCGCGAGGACCTCGCCGTGCGTGAGGCCGCGACGCCGCTGGCCGTGCTCAAGGAGCGCGCCGCCCGCGTGCCGGGCGCGAAGGACTGCGTCTCGCGGCTGCGGCTGGACGACGCCGTCACGGTCATCGCCGAGGTCAAGCGGTCCAGCCCGAGCAAGGGCGCCCTCGCGACGATCACCGACCCGGCCGCGCTCGCCGCGGAGTACGAGAAGGGCGGCGCGACCGTCATCTCGGTGCTCACCGAGCAGCGCCGGTTCAACGGCAGCCTGGCCGACCTCGACCACGTGCGCGCCGCGGTGGACATCCCGGTGCTGCGCAAGGACTTCGTCGTCACGCCGTACCAGGTGTGGGAGGCGCGGGCGCACGGCGCCGACCTGGTGCTGCTCATCGTGGCGGCGCTCGAGCAGACGGTGCTGACCTCCCTCGTCGAGCGCGTGCACTCCCTGGGCATGACCGCCCTGGTCGAGGTGCACGACACCGAGGAGGTGGCGCGCGCGGTGGACGCGGGTGCCCGCGTCGTCGGCGTCAACGCCCGGAACCTCAAGACGCTCGACGTCGACCGCGGCACGTTCGCCCGCGTGGCGCCGTCGATCCCCGCGGACGTCGTCAAGGTCGCGGAGTCGGGCGTGCGCGGGCCGCACGACGTCATGGACTACGCCCGGGCGGGTGCCGACGCGGTGCTCGTGGGCGAGGCGCTCGTCACGGACGACGCGCCGCGGCAGTCGGTCGCGGACCTCGTGGCGGCGGGCGCGCACCCGTCGCTGCGCGCCGTCCGGCAGTGA
- the trpA gene encoding tryptophan synthase subunit alpha → MSDVATTSRTAATLDRVKAEGRAALVGYLPLGFPSVAGSVAAARTMVEAGVDVVELGLPYSDPVMDGPVIQHAVDHALAAGTRVHDVLGAVEQIAATGAPVLVMTYWNPVLRYGVDALARDLASAGGAGLITPDLIPDEGQDWIAASREHDLDRVFLVAPSSTPERLAMTAAASRGFVYAASTMGVTGERTTVGARAEQLVADTRAAGADHVCVGLGVSRPEQAQDIGRYADGVIVGSAFVRALAGADDERAGLDALAAVASGLADGLRRSR, encoded by the coding sequence GTGAGCGACGTGGCGACGACCTCGCGGACCGCCGCGACGCTGGACCGCGTGAAGGCCGAGGGGCGGGCCGCGCTCGTCGGGTACCTGCCGCTCGGGTTCCCGAGCGTCGCCGGCTCCGTGGCGGCCGCGCGCACGATGGTGGAGGCCGGCGTCGACGTGGTCGAGCTCGGTCTGCCGTACTCCGACCCCGTCATGGACGGACCGGTCATCCAGCACGCCGTCGACCACGCGCTGGCCGCGGGGACCCGGGTGCACGACGTCCTGGGCGCCGTCGAGCAGATCGCGGCCACCGGCGCGCCCGTGCTCGTCATGACGTACTGGAACCCGGTGCTGCGCTACGGGGTCGACGCGCTCGCCCGCGACCTCGCGTCGGCCGGTGGTGCGGGGCTCATCACGCCGGACCTCATCCCCGACGAGGGCCAGGACTGGATCGCCGCCTCGCGCGAGCACGACCTGGACCGGGTGTTCCTCGTCGCGCCGTCCTCCACGCCGGAGCGGCTGGCGATGACGGCTGCGGCGTCCCGCGGGTTCGTGTACGCGGCGTCGACGATGGGCGTGACGGGGGAGCGGACCACGGTCGGCGCCCGCGCGGAGCAGCTCGTCGCCGACACGCGCGCGGCCGGGGCGGACCACGTGTGCGTCGGGCTGGGCGTGTCCCGGCCCGAGCAGGCGCAGGACATCGGGCGGTACGCGGACGGCGTCATCGTCGGCTCGGCGTTCGTCCGCGCCCTGGCCGGTGCCGACGACGAGCGCGCGGGGCTCGACGCCCTGGCGGCGGTCGCGTCCGGCCTGGCGGACGGCCTGCGCCGCTCCCGCTGA